Proteins from a genomic interval of Panthera tigris isolate Pti1 chromosome A2, P.tigris_Pti1_mat1.1, whole genome shotgun sequence:
- the LOC102949327 gene encoding olfactory receptor-like protein OLF4, whose protein sequence is MFIIEKISHVIFFLFPGSHLQHMNPGNDTQISEFFLLGFSERPELQPLIFGLFLSMYLITVFGNLLILRAVSSDSHLHTPMYFFLANLSFGDICVTSTTVPKMLWNIQTQSKVITYENCITQMYFFLLFAGLDIFLLTVMAYDRFVAICHPLHYMVIMNPRLCGLLVLVSWIMCVLNSLLQTLMVLGLSFCTTLEISHFFCELNQMIQLACSDTSINNLVMYLAAVLLGGASLAGILYSYSKIVSSIRGISSAQGKYKAFSTCASHLSVVSLFYCTALGVYLSSAATQSSLSSATASVMYTVVTPMLNPFIYSLRNKDIKRALKRIVGDPGM, encoded by the coding sequence ATGTTCATTATTGAGAAAATcagtcatgttattttttttttgttccctggTAGTCACCTCCAGCACATGAATCCAGGAAATGATacacaaatttcagaattttttcttctgggattttcaGAGAGACCAGAACTGCAGCCCCTCATATTTGGGCTTTTCCTCTCCATGTACCTGATCACTGTGTTTGGGAACCTGCTTATCCTCCGGGCCGTCAGCTctgactcccacctccacacgcccatgtacttcttcctggccaacctgTCCTTTGGTGACATCTGTGTCACCTCCACCACCGTCCCAAAGATGCTCTGGAACATCCAGACCCAGAGCAAAGTCATAACCTATGAGAACTGCATCACACAGATgtattttttcctgctctttgcaGGATTAGACATCTTTCTTCTGAcagtgatggcctatgaccgctttgtggccatctgtcaccccCTACACTACATGGTCATCATGAATCCCCGGCTCTGTGGACTGCTGGTTCTGGTGTCCTGGATCATGTGTGTCCTGAACTCCTTGTTACAAACCTTAATGGTGTTGGGGCTGTCCTTCTGTACAACCTTGGAAATCTcccactttttctgtgaactcaATCAGATGATCCAACTTGCCTGTTCTGACACCTCTATTAATAACTTGGTGATGTATCTTGCAGCTGTGCTGCTGGGTGGTGCTTCCCTGGCCGGGATCCTTTACTCTTACTCTAAGATAGTTTCCTCCATACGTGGGATCTCATCAGCTCAGGGCAAGTATAAAGCATTTTCCACCTGTGCATCTCACCTGTCAGTTGTCTCCTTATTTTACTGTACAGCCCTAGGAGTGTACCTCAGCTCTGCTGCTACCCAGAGCTCACTCTCAAGTGCCACAGCCTCGGTGATGTACACGGTGGTCAcgcccatgctgaaccccttcatctacagcctgaggaacaaagACATAAAGAGGGCTCTGAAAAGAATTGTTGGGGATCCAGGGATGTAA
- the LOC102972202 gene encoding olfactory receptor 7A17-like produces the protein MYLITVFGNLLILLAVSSDSHLHTPMYFFLANLSFVDICFTSTTVPKMLLNIQIQRKVITYAGCITQMNFFITFAGMDDILLSVMAYDRFVAICHPLHYTVIMNPRLCGLLVLVSWLSVVSLLYCTMLGVYFSSAATQNSRSSATASVMYTVVTPMLNPFIYSLRNRDIKRALKRILGIQCYKNQSSKG, from the exons ATGTACCTGATCACTGTGTTTGGCAACCTGCTCATCctcctggctgtcagctctgactctcacctccacacccccatgtacttcttcctggccaacctgTCCTTTGTAGACATCTGCTTCACATCCACCACTGTCCCAAAGATGCTTCTGAACATCCAGATTCAGAGAAAAGTCATAACCTATGCAGGATGCATCACACAAATGAACTTTTTCATAACCTTTGCAGGGATGGACGACATTCTCCTGAGTGTGATGGCCTATGACAGGTTCGTGGCCATCTGTCACCCCCTGCACTACACGGTCATCATGAACCCCCGGCTCTGTGGGCTGTTGGTTCTGGTGTCCTGG CTGTCGGTTGTCTCCTTATTATATTGTACGATGCTTGGTGTATACTTTAGCTCTGCTGCTACCCAGAACTCACGGTCAAGTGCCACAGCCTCGGTGATGTACACGGTGGTCACGCCCATGCTAaaccccttcatctacagcctgaggaacagaGACATAAAGAGGGCTCTGAAAAGAATACTTGGGATTCAGTGTTATAAGAACCAATCATCCAAAGGCTGA
- the LOC122236388 gene encoding olfactory receptor 7A5-like: MEPGNITRISKFLLLGFSERPELQPLLFGLFLSMYLITVFGNLLILLAVSSDSHLHTPMYFFLANLSFVDICFTSTTVPKMLWNIQTQTKVITYEDCITQMNFFITFAGMDDFLLSVMAYDRFVAICHPLHYTVIMNPRLCGLLVLVSWITSVLYSLEHTLMVLRLSFCTEVVIPHFFCELNQMIQLACSDTFLNNVVMYLAAMLLGGGLLVWILYSYSKIVSSICGISSAQGKYKAFSTCASHLSVVSLFYCASLGVYLSSAATQSSHSSATASVMYTVVTPMLNPFIYSLRNRDIKRALKRILGIQ; encoded by the coding sequence ATGGAACCAGGAAATATTACACGGATATCAAAATTTCTTCTCCTGGGATTTTCAGAGAGACCAGAACTGCAGCCCCTCTTATTTGGGCTTTTCCTCTCCATGTACCTGATCACTGTGTTTGGCAACCTGCTCATCctcctggctgtcagctctgACTCTCACCTCCACactcccatgtacttcttcctggccaacctgTCCTTTGTAGACATCTGCTTCACCTCCACCACCGTCCCGAAGATGCTCTGGAACATCCAGACCCAGACCAAAGTCATAACCTATGAGGACTGTATCACACAAATGAACTTTTTCATAACCTTTGCAGGGATGGACGACTTTCTCCTGAGTGTGATGGCCTATGACAGGTTCGTGGCCATCTGTCACCCCCTGCACTACACGGTCATCATGAACCCCCGGCTCTGTGGACTGCTGGTTCTGGTGTCCTGGATCACGAGTGTCCTGTATTCCTTGGAACACACCTTAATGGTGTTGCGGCTGTCCTTCTGTACAGAAGTAGTGATCCcccactttttctgtgaactcaATCAGATGATCCAACTTGCCTGTTCTGACACCTTTCTTAATAATGTGGTGATGTATCTTGCAGCTATGCTGCTGGGTGGTGGTCTGCTTGTCTGGATCCTTTACTCTTATTCTAAGATAGTTTCCTCCATATGTGGGATCTCATCAGCTCAGGGCAAGTATAAAGCATTTTCTACCTGTGCATCTCACCTCTCAGTTGTCTCCTTATTTTATTGTGCAAGCCTAGGAGTGTACCTCAGCTCTGCTGCTACCCAGAGCTCCCACTCGAGTGCCACAGCCTCGGTGATGTACACGGTGGTCAcgcccatgctgaaccccttcatctacagcctgaggaacagaGACATAAAGAGGGCTCTGAAAAGAATACTTGGGATCCAGTGA